From one Musa acuminata AAA Group cultivar baxijiao chromosome BXJ2-6, Cavendish_Baxijiao_AAA, whole genome shotgun sequence genomic stretch:
- the LOC135613488 gene encoding acyl transferase 4-like, producing the protein MGYSVNKLASELVAAAEPTPSTRLPLSSMDRIAGIRLMIDLILVFENGLQPAKAIRAALSRALVLYFPVAGRIVEPIPGEAEVDCTGDGVWFVEASVDCSLEDVNNLERPLLLPREDLIPYAPPDVIEGDLTFMLQVTEFRCGGFAVGIRFNHTMFDGIGVAQFSKAVAELARGLACPLVKPVWCREAIPSPPNLSRRHAPSPAGIHFETSVFDISSDQINALKNQFCRETGQKCSTFDVVTAMLWQCRTRAISLDPHADMHLGCAANTRHLLRGLLPQEGFYGNCVYPMGIKANAKTISGSSLVEVIELIRAAKTRMPAMFLDWMMGYTDDDPYEMPLEYGTLVVSDWSRVGFSEVNYGWGEPIHVVPLNDDHNFIPSCIYLQASKPKQGVRLMTRCVQKEHLPAFTEEMKQFVHN; encoded by the exons ATGGGCTACTCCGTGAACAAGCTCGCCTCGGAGCTCGTGGCCGCCGCCGAGCCGACGCCGTCAACCCGGCTCCCGCTCTCCTCCATGGACCGCATCGCGGGGATCAGGTTGATGATCGACCTGATACTTGTGTTCGAGAACGGGCTGCAGCCGGCGAAGGCCATCAGGGCGGCGCTGTCCCGTGCTCTCGTCCTTTACTTCCCCGTCGCGGGGCGGATCGTGGAGCCGATCCCCGGTGAGGCCGAGGTGGACTGCACCGGCGATGGCGTGTGGTTCGTCGAGGCCTCCGTGGATTGCAGTCTCGAAGATGTTAACAACCTGGAGCGCCCTCTCCTGCTGCCTAGGGAGGATCTCATCCCCTATGCCCCCCCTGACGTGATCGAGGGAGACTTGACCTTCATGCTCCAG GTGACGGAGTTCAGATGCGGTGGGTTCGCAGTgggcatcagattcaatcacacaATGTTCGACGGCATCGGGGTCGCCCAGTTCTCGAAAGCAGTCGCTGAGCTCGCAAGAGGCCTCGCTTGTCCCCTCGTTAAGCCAGTTTGGTGCAGGGAAGCCATCCCTAGTCCGCCGAACCTATCGCGACGACATGCACCCTCCCCCGCTGGCATCCACTTCGAGACCTCCGTGTTCGACATCTCCTCCGACCAGATCAACGCGTTGAAGAATCAATTCTGCCGGGAGACGGGCCAGAAGTGCTCCACCTTCGACGTGGTCACGGCGATGCTCTGGCAATGCCGGACGCGGGCGATAAGCCTGGACCCTCACGCAGACATGCACCTCGGCTGCGCCGCCAACACCCGCCACCTGCTGCGGGGGCTGCTGCCGCAGGAAGGTTTCTACGGCAACTGCGTGTATCCCATGGGAATCAAGGCGAACGCCAAGACCATCTCTGGTTCCTCGCTGGTGGAGGTGATCGAGCTGATACGAGCCGCCAAGACGAGGATGCCCGCCATGTTCTTGGACTGGATGATGGGGTACACGGACGACGACCCGTACGAGATGCCATTGGAGTACGGGACGCTGGTGGTGTCGGATTGGAGCAGGGTGGGGTTCTCAGAAGTGAACTATGGGTGGGGGGAGCCGATCCATGTCGTTCCGTTGAATGATGACCACAACTTCATCCCTTCCTGCATCTACCTGCAGGCGTCCAAGCCGAAGCAAGGCGTGAGGTTGATGACACGATGTGTTCAAAAGGAACATCTACCTGCCTTCACCGAAGAGATGAAGCAGTTTGTCCATAATTAG